The proteins below are encoded in one region of Syngnathus acus chromosome 2, fSynAcu1.2, whole genome shotgun sequence:
- the LOC119136698 gene encoding tumor protein p53-inducible nuclear protein 2 isoform X2, translating to MFQRLSNLLFGEVEEVAAELKGPNPCVTEADEDGWMLVNLPEGATAEASPMEDLLIEHPSMSVYVLPSNISMVSNANLSVVGEESIVSTASSVSRVAEPTAAPATHTAGPFRGSFGPYVQPKVAHVARVQRSKARMERRHLSRNRIQRQNRTREQIPRHASHVRNAFLHQPSKRNFCH from the exons ATGTTTCAACGTCTGAGCAACTTACTTTTTGGTGAGGTAGAAGAAGTGGCAGCTGAGCTCAAGGGACCTAATCCCTGTGTGACAGAGGCCGacgaagatggatggatgcttgtCAACCTGCCTG AAGGAGCCACGGCAGAAGCGAGCCCCATGGAGGACCTGCTCATCGAGCATCCCAGCATGTCTGTGTATGTCTTGCCGAGCAACATCTCCATGGTCTCCAATGCTAACCTCTCCGTGGTGGGCGAGGAAAGCATTGTGAGCACGGCGAGTAGCGTGAG CAGAGTGGCTGAGCCGACTGCTGCTCCAGCTACCCACACCGCCGGGCCATTCAGGGGAAGTTTCGGACCTTATGTCCAACCTAAGGTCGCCCACGTGGCCAGAGTGCAGCGTAGCAAAGCTCGCATGGAGAGGCGCCACCTGAGCCGTAACCGCATTCAACGCCAAAACCGCACCAGGGAGCAGATCCCCCGCCACGCCAGTCATGTTCGAAACGCCTTCCTGCACCAGCCTAGCAAGCGTAACTTCTGCCACTAG
- the LOC119136698 gene encoding tumor protein p53-inducible nuclear protein 2 isoform X1: MFQRLSNLLFGEVEEVAAELKGPNPCVTEADEDGWMLVNLPDESGSMVQTDVETQAQRTFSQPIPDSNRSNLDDTQTRTERLTSIPRPPIHRRRPRTGRAHGAILTPDSNPSSTGVTTLSRRARRPAASSASQSTSPAGSDCGASEASSRAGSERGCMDESWFVTPPPCFTAEGATAEASPMEDLLIEHPSMSVYVLPSNISMVSNANLSVVGEESIVSTASSVSRVAEPTAAPATHTAGPFRGSFGPYVQPKVAHVARVQRSKARMERRHLSRNRIQRQNRTREQIPRHASHVRNAFLHQPSKRNFCH, translated from the exons ATGTTTCAACGTCTGAGCAACTTACTTTTTGGTGAGGTAGAAGAAGTGGCAGCTGAGCTCAAGGGACCTAATCCCTGTGTGACAGAGGCCGacgaagatggatggatgcttgtCAACCTGCCTG ATGAGTCGGGCAGCATGGTGCAAACTGACGTTGAGACACAGGCCCAACGTACTTTTTCACAGCCAATCCCAGACAGCAACCGATCAAACCTTGACGACACTCAAACGCGGACTGAACGCTTAACTTCTATTCCCCGCCCACCAATCCATCGACGAAGGCCACGTACTGGCAGGGCGCATGGGGCAATATTAACGCCAGACTCGAACCCATCAAGCACGGGTGTCACTACATTGTCAAGACGGGCCAGACGACCCGCAGCCTCCTCTGCTTCTCAGTCGACTTCTCCCGCTGGGAGCGATTGCGGGGCCAGCGAGGCTAGCAGCAGGGCAGGCTCAGAGAGAGGCTGCATGGATGAGAGCTGGTTTGTCACCCCTCCCCCCTGTTTTACTGCAGAAGGAGCCACGGCAGAAGCGAGCCCCATGGAGGACCTGCTCATCGAGCATCCCAGCATGTCTGTGTATGTCTTGCCGAGCAACATCTCCATGGTCTCCAATGCTAACCTCTCCGTGGTGGGCGAGGAAAGCATTGTGAGCACGGCGAGTAGCGTGAG CAGAGTGGCTGAGCCGACTGCTGCTCCAGCTACCCACACCGCCGGGCCATTCAGGGGAAGTTTCGGACCTTATGTCCAACCTAAGGTCGCCCACGTGGCCAGAGTGCAGCGTAGCAAAGCTCGCATGGAGAGGCGCCACCTGAGCCGTAACCGCATTCAACGCCAAAACCGCACCAGGGAGCAGATCCCCCGCCACGCCAGTCATGTTCGAAACGCCTTCCTGCACCAGCCTAGCAAGCGTAACTTCTGCCACTAG